The genomic segment GCGGCAACGGGCGGCATCGTATTCGCTCGACCGGGGAAGGAAGAACATCCCGACGGCGAGATCTTTGTCGTCGAAAAGCTTGTGTCCCATTTTCTCCAGCTCGCGCCGGAAGAGGGCGTGGGGGATCTGGGTCAGAACGCCCGCGCCGTCTCCGGACTTGGCATCGGCGTCGACCGCGCCGCGGTGGGCGAGGTTGCCGACGCAGGTGAGGGCTTTCTTGAGAATGTCGTGGGATTTGAGTCCTTTGATGCTGGCGACGAAACCGACACCGCAACTATCGTGTTCGTGTTCCGGGCGGTAAAGGCCTTGGGCCTCCGGGTAGGCATCAATACGGGACGAGTGCATGATTTCCAACGTAATAACTCTGTGCGTGGAAGCAAGAGTTTTGCCATCCCAGATGCGGAAAGTAATCGGAATGGGTATTGTCAGCATCCAGGCGACAGTTTTGACGCTGGCCCGGCCCTGTGGCAGGATCGGTGGATGGGATTGGCCATGAGGATGGGAGCGCGTCTGGATACCGAGTTGGTGGCGCGCGGTCTGGCCCGCAGCAGGGCCCTGGCCCGTGAGTCGGTGGAATCGGGCAAGGTCCAGGTGAACGGGGTGACCTGCCTGCGTCCCGCACACAAGGTGGTGGCATCGGATGTCATCGAGACGACCGCGCGGGTGCGCTTCGTCAGCCGGGGTGGGGTCAAGCTTCAGGCCGCACTGGACCGTTTTGAAATCCCGGTCCAGGGACTGCGATGTCTGGATGTGGGGGCGTCCACGGGCGGATTCACCGACTGTCTGCTGCAAGCCGGGGCGGCGCAGGTGGTATCCGTGGATGTCGGACATGGTCAGTTCGATCCGGCTCTCCGCGCCGACCCCCGGGTGGTGGTCTATGAGAAAATCAACATCCGCGAGACCCCACCGGCCCCATGGACCGGCACCTTCGGGTTGATCGTGGTGGATGTTTCCTTCATTTCCCTGGGTTTGGTTTTGCCGTCGCTGTGGCCATGGGCCGGACCTGATGCCGGGGTGGTTTTGTTGGTCAAACCGCAATTCGAGTGCGGACGGGCGGCGATTGGCAAGGGCGGGGTGGTGCGCGACCCGCAACTGCGCTGGCAGGCGGTGGAGGGTGTGCAAGCGTGGGTCAACGCGCAACCCGGCTGGAAAATCTTCGGGGTCGAGCCTTCGCCGATCACCGGGGGCGACGGGAATGAGGAATTTTTGCTGGTGGCCGGAAGGGGCGCCTTCCAAGCGGTCGTTTCTGGGCTGGTATCGCCGCCCGCCACGGATAAGGTGCGTGGATGAGTCTACATCCGGTGCATCGTGTGGCCGTGATGGTCAACCCGGCGAAATCGGGGGCGCGAACCGTGGCCACTCGGTTGAAACGGCTTTTCCGGCGACTGGGTGTTGAGAGCCGCTGGGGCGAGGCGGTCGAGGAAGGGGCGGTGTCGCGCGAGACCCCGTTCACCCAGGCGGGCGACGATCTGTTGGTGGCAGTGGGTGGGGACGGCACACTGCTCCAGGCCGCGCGTCGAAGCCGGGGCTCGGGGGTGCCGCTTTTGGGAATCAATGCGGGTTCGCTGGGTTTCCTCACTTCAATTGCCAGCCGATCGGTCGTCACCGACATGTCCCGCGTCCTGGCGGGGGATTACCAAATCAGCCGCCGCATGACCCTGGCGGTGAAAGTCATCCGGGGAGGAAAGACCTTTTCGCGCGGCTGGGCCTTGAACGAGGCGGTGATTTTCCGGGGTCACCACGCTCATATGATCCGGCTGGATGTGGAAGTCAGCGGTCGCCTGCTGAGCGATTATATGTGCGACGGATTGTTGCTGGCGACGCCGACGGGATCAACGGCTTACTCGCTCTCGGCTGGAGGTCCGGTGGTCAGTCCGACAGCATCCGTGATGGTCATCACCCCGGTATGTGCACACGCATTGACGAACCGGCCGGTCATCCTGGATGCCCGCGATGACGTCCGGGTGCGGGTGCCGGCCCGGTCCCCGGCTCTGGTGTTGAGTCTGGATGGTACCAGGTGTCTGGATCTGGTTTCCGGGGATGAAGTGGAGATCCGGCGAGATCCGAACCCGGTGCCTTTGGTGCATCTGGCCGGGAATGATTTCTATACAGTGCTTCGCCGGAAACTGGGTTGGAGCGGGAGCAGCGTATGAATCCCGGGTCCGACGGGTTCCAGGCGGCGGGCGAAGCAAAAACCATTGATGATTGCCGGATCATGCCGTAGGGTTCGCGGCTCGTTTGTCTTATGTCCAAGAGAATTTCCGATACCTTGAAGCCCTACCTGGTGGCCCTCAACCTCAAGGAGACCTCGCACCAGGCCGCCCTGCGTGAAATGACGGAGATGACCCGGGGCCAGGCCGACATGCTCGACGTGGACGGGTTCTTCAAGGAACTCATGCTGCGGGAGAAACAGGAATCCACCTGCCTGGGCAACGAGATCGCTTTCCCCCATGCCCGCACCGACCATGTGAAAAACCTGGTCATCCTGGCCGGCCGCAGCCTCGAGGGCGTGAAGTTTGAAAACGGCGAACAAACCGCGCGTTTGATTTTCATCATCGGCACGCCCAAGCGGATGGTGACCGATTATCTGGCGACTGTCGGGGCCCTGGCCCGCCTGCTCAAGGAGGAAAACCTCCGGCACAAATTACTGGCGGCAAAGTCAGGTGAGGAATTCATTGCCCATGTCGCCGAGGCCGAGTCCCGGCTCTGATTGGCGGAGTCGGCATGGTCACGCTCAAGCACATCGCCGCCAACCTCGACCTGTCGGTCATGGCCGTATCCAAGGCCCTGCGTGATGCTCCCGACATTGCCGCGGCCACCAAGGAACGGGTCAGGCGCGAGGCCGACCGCCTGGGGTACATTCCCAATCGCACCGCCCGCAGCCTGCGCGGTG from the Candidatus Methylacidiphilales bacterium genome contains:
- a CDS encoding TlyA family RNA methyltransferase; its protein translation is MGARLDTELVARGLARSRALARESVESGKVQVNGVTCLRPAHKVVASDVIETTARVRFVSRGGVKLQAALDRFEIPVQGLRCLDVGASTGGFTDCLLQAGAAQVVSVDVGHGQFDPALRADPRVVVYEKINIRETPPAPWTGTFGLIVVDVSFISLGLVLPSLWPWAGPDAGVVLLVKPQFECGRAAIGKGGVVRDPQLRWQAVEGVQAWVNAQPGWKIFGVEPSPITGGDGNEEFLLVAGRGAFQAVVSGLVSPPATDKVRG
- a CDS encoding NAD(+)/NADH kinase is translated as MSLHPVHRVAVMVNPAKSGARTVATRLKRLFRRLGVESRWGEAVEEGAVSRETPFTQAGDDLLVAVGGDGTLLQAARRSRGSGVPLLGINAGSLGFLTSIASRSVVTDMSRVLAGDYQISRRMTLAVKVIRGGKTFSRGWALNEAVIFRGHHAHMIRLDVEVSGRLLSDYMCDGLLLATPTGSTAYSLSAGGPVVSPTASVMVITPVCAHALTNRPVILDARDDVRVRVPARSPALVLSLDGTRCLDLVSGDEVEIRRDPNPVPLVHLAGNDFYTVLRRKLGWSGSSV
- a CDS encoding PTS sugar transporter subunit IIA; its protein translation is MSKRISDTLKPYLVALNLKETSHQAALREMTEMTRGQADMLDVDGFFKELMLREKQESTCLGNEIAFPHARTDHVKNLVILAGRSLEGVKFENGEQTARLIFIIGTPKRMVTDYLATVGALARLLKEENLRHKLLAAKSGEEFIAHVAEAESRL